TAGGGATCTCGTCGCGAGTCGGGTAGTTCGGCAGGGGTGCTGGCTTGTCCTGAAGGAACGCGGTGATGACGGCGGCGGCTCGGTCGTTGTTGTCGTCCAGGCCGTTCCACATGTGGTGTCCGACTCCGGGCATGTACTGCGTGCGCTGGATGGCGGGGTCATTGGTAAGGACGGTGGTCTCCCATTGACGGATCTGGGAGGAGCACTCGGCGATCATCAGCATCGCGGGGGTCCGGGACTGCCTCAGTTGTGAGGCGATGGAGGGTGAGTCCTTGACCGTCTGCTGGATGCGGAGGCTGGCGGCGGGGCTGAAGGAGAAGTTTTGTGCGGTGTCCTCGGCGGGGATGCGGTGCGCGTCGCGCACGCAGTATGCGGATGCGGTGTCGCTGCCGAGGTCTGCGGCGGTGAAGGCGTTGTCGCCTTCGGCCTGTCCGATCAGTCCTGTGTCGGGGCTAAGGAGTCCGAGCCGCATGAGGCCGAATGCCACGGCGTACCGGGGGACGTGTGTCGATCGCGGTCCGGTCGGGGCCGGCGCGAGGCCGCGAGCGGATTTTCGGCCCTTGTGCCCGGTGATGTGTGCGGTGGGGCCATCCATGGGGCCGGGCTCGGCGATGATCGCCCGGTGCAAGCGTCCGGCGACGCGCGGGTCGGCCAGGGCTCGGGTGAGCACGGCCCCGCCTGAAGAGAATCCGAGGATGTCGACCTTGCCTTTGTTCAGGTGGTCGATGAAAGCGGCAAGGTCGCTGACCGGCCTGGAGATCGTGTACTGGCCTATGGGGAGCAGGTCGCTGCGTCCGCCGCCGGCCTGTTCGTAGGCGTAGACGTCGTAGCCCTGGCGGGCCAGGAGTTGCAGGAACCGGTGGTCGAGCACTGAGATGCCACGGACTGGCCCGCCGTTGAGGTACACGAGCGGGATGGGATGCCGGAGACTGGGGTGCGCGGGCGGGTAGTGGTACGCCGCGACCCGGCTGCCCGTGGTCAGGCTCCAGTGCTGCGTGGTCACGAACGGCAGGACGGGCGGGTACCGCCGGGCCGTCGGCACGGTCGGGATGCAGACCGCCGCCGTCAACGCCGCCGCGACAGCCACCGGCAGGAACGGCACGAGCCGTGCCGGCCAAGTGCGGCGCCGGCCCCGCCACGTCGCGAGGACAGCCCCGACTCCAAGGGTCGTCAACCATGCGGCGAGCCCCGAGCCTGCCCCGTCTGTGAGGGCGATCAGTGCGAGAAAGACGACGACCAGCATCGCGACGGCGGCCAGGGCCAGCAGTAAGCGTCCGGTGAAGCGGACAAGACGTATGGCGAGCGTGGGCATAGCGGACCTCCGACAGTTTCAGAACGTCGTTTCAAAACGACGTTATCAAACCGAGGTAGGCTGCTGGCCGTGGGTAGGCCGAGAACAAACGACGAGGCCGTCAAAGAGCGGCTTGTGGAGTGCGCGACCGAGATGCTTGCCACCCGTCCGCGGGAGTCGCTCACGGTCCGCGCCGTGGCCGCTGCTGCCGAGGCGTCGACGACGGCGGTGTATTCGTTGTTCGGCGGTAAGGACGGGCTGATCGGTGCGGTGCGCGACAGAGCCGTCGCTGGCCTGTTCCAGGACCTGTCGGCGGTGAAGACCTCCGCAGACCCTCTTGCCG
This portion of the Streptomyces mirabilis genome encodes:
- a CDS encoding alpha/beta hydrolase translates to MPTLAIRLVRFTGRLLLALAAVAMLVVVFLALIALTDGAGSGLAAWLTTLGVGAVLATWRGRRRTWPARLVPFLPVAVAAALTAAVCIPTVPTARRYPPVLPFVTTQHWSLTTGSRVAAYHYPPAHPSLRHPIPLVYLNGGPVRGISVLDHRFLQLLARQGYDVYAYEQAGGGRSDLLPIGQYTISRPVSDLAAFIDHLNKGKVDILGFSSGGAVLTRALADPRVAGRLHRAIIAEPGPMDGPTAHITGHKGRKSARGLAPAPTGPRSTHVPRYAVAFGLMRLGLLSPDTGLIGQAEGDNAFTAADLGSDTASAYCVRDAHRIPAEDTAQNFSFSPAASLRIQQTVKDSPSIASQLRQSRTPAMLMIAECSSQIRQWETTVLTNDPAIQRTQYMPGVGHHMWNGLDDNNDRAAAVITAFLQDKPAPLPNYPTRDEIPTFLRDHK